The following are encoded together in the Parambassis ranga chromosome 20, fParRan2.1, whole genome shotgun sequence genome:
- the LOC114453578 gene encoding UDP-glucuronosyltransferase 2A3-like, whose protein sequence is MKILLEELHARGHNLTVIKASTNWYIPEKSTLYTSITVDTDKSIEDFLRVYIQETIRTQREGASFLTFLKLTKDFLSMITMAHSLWVEKITHIIENKNMVKSLIDSQYDLVLTDPSTGSGVLLAKYLKLPLVLNVRWITSGDGHFILAPSPLSYIPVLGSGLTDKMTFLQRVKNLLFYGITLFQQKFLLGPIYDVFCEKYFEGGCDIISLLQDADIWLFRSNFVFDFPRPTMPNVIYIGGFQCKEAQPLPSDLEEFVQSAGEHGVIIMSLGTLVNALPRDIADAIASVFAKMPQKVIWRHKGERPLTLGNNTRIVDWMSQKDLLGHPQVKVFVAHGGTNGLQEAIYHGVPVLGIPLLFDQYDNLLRLQERGAGKIIQLADVNGHSFEQGIKEVLHQDSYRQNMQRLSRLHRDQPLAPMDQAIFWVEYVMRHKGAAHLRTEAYKMPWYSYYNFDVLLFMLTAVTLLLLSPFAVIRFLCCRRKTDKGDRRQMTKTKQN, encoded by the exons ATGAAGATCCTTCTGGAAGAACTTCATGCCAGGGGACATAACCTCACTGTGATCAAGGCCTCCACCAACTGGTACATACCAGAAAAGTCAACGCTCTACACGTCCATTACAGTAGACACTGATAAAAGTATAGAGGACTTTCTTCGTGTGTACATACAGGAGACAATAAGG ACACAGAGAGAAGGGGCTTCTTTTCTGACATTCCTTAAACTCACCAAGGATTTCCTTTCCATGATCACTATGGCCCATTCATTGTGGGTTGAAAAAATAACTCACatcattgaaaataaaaatatggtCAAAAGCTTAATAGATTCACAATATGACCTGGTCCTCACTGATCCATCCACGGGGTCAGGGGTTTTACTAGCCAAATATCTCAAACTACCCTTAGTGCTGAACGTACGTTGGATCACCAGTGGAGACGGACACTTTATCTTAGCTCCCTCACCTCTTTCTTACATCCCAGTGCTGGGCTCAGGCTTAACCGACAAAATGACCTTCCTCCAAAGGGTCAAGAATCTATTGTTTTACGGTATTACATTGTTCCAGCAGAAATTCTTACTGGGACCAATTtatgatgtgttctgtgaaaaaTATTTCGAGGGTGGATGTGACATCATCTCACTTCTTCAGGATGCAGATATTTGGCTGTTCAGATCAAATTTTGTGTTTGACTTCCCTCGGCCCACCATGCCTAATGTCATCTACATCGGAGGATTCCAGTGCAAAGAAGCCCAGCCTCTGCCTTCAGACCTGGAGGAGTTTGTTCAGAGTGCTGGGGAGCACGGAGTCATCATCATGTCTCTGGGAACTTTGGTTAATGCTTTGCCTAGAGACATTGCAGATGCAATTGCCAGTGTCTTTGCCAAGATGCCTCAGAAG GTGATATGGAGACACAAAGGTGAGCGTCCCTTAACGCTTGGCAACAATACCCGGATAGTGGACTGGATGTCGCAGAAAGATCTCCTGGGTCATCCTCAGGTCAAGGTCTTTGTAGCTCATGGAGGCACTAACGGACTGCAGGAGGCCATTTACCATGGGGTCCCTGTGCTCGGCATACCTTTGTTGTTCGACCAGTATGACAACCTGCTACGCTTGCAAGAGCGAGGAGCTGGAAAGATCATTCAGTTGGCTGATGTTAATGGTCACAGCTTTGAGCAAGGCATTAAGGAAGTGCTCCATCAAGACAGCTACAGGCAAAACATGCAAAGACTGTCTCGTCTGCACAGAGATCAGCCATTAGCACCAATGGATCAGGCCATCTTCTGGGTAGAATATGTGATGCGCCACAAAGGGGCTGCTCATCTGCGTACCGAAGCTTACAAGATGCCCTGGTACTCGTACTATAATTTCGACGTACTGCTGTTTATGTTGACTGCagtgactctgctgctgctctcaccaTTTGCTGTTATTAGGTTTCTATGCTGCAGGAGGAAAACAGACAAAGGAGACAGAagacaaatgacaaaaacaaaacaaaactga